A genomic region of Janthinobacterium lividum contains the following coding sequences:
- a CDS encoding LysR family transcriptional regulator produces MDINSDDLKIFVTVIDSGTLSAAAVHLGQTTSGVSRALSRLEDKLATSLLTRTTRRMELTEEGQLFLDKARAILASMEDVEESIRIRRQKPAGRLSVDAASPFMLHCVVPHVAEFRAMYPDIRLELTSNDQIADLLEHRTDIAIRIGALVDSTLHARPLSASPLHVLATPAYLARHGTPATPEALSGHALLGFAQYELGNSWPLRHEAGNSLQIVPALAASSGETLRQLALHDQGIVCLSDFMTKDDIAAGRLVQVLQPFYTGYRQQIHAVYYRNTQLAQRISCFLEFLQQKL; encoded by the coding sequence ATGGATATCAATTCGGACGACCTGAAAATCTTCGTCACCGTCATCGACAGCGGCACCCTGAGCGCGGCCGCCGTGCACCTGGGACAAACCACCTCGGGCGTCAGCCGCGCCCTGTCGCGCCTGGAAGACAAGCTGGCCACGTCGCTGCTGACGCGCACCACGCGGCGCATGGAGCTGACGGAAGAGGGGCAGCTGTTCCTGGACAAGGCGCGCGCCATCCTCGCGTCGATGGAAGACGTGGAAGAATCGATCCGCATCCGCCGCCAGAAGCCGGCCGGGCGCCTGTCCGTCGATGCGGCCTCGCCCTTCATGCTCCATTGCGTGGTGCCCCACGTGGCGGAATTTCGCGCCATGTACCCGGACATCCGCCTGGAGCTGACCAGCAACGACCAGATCGCCGACCTGCTCGAGCACCGCACCGACATCGCCATCCGCATCGGCGCCCTGGTCGATTCGACCCTGCATGCGCGCCCCCTCAGTGCCAGCCCGCTGCACGTGCTGGCCACGCCCGCCTACCTGGCGCGCCACGGCACACCGGCCACGCCGGAAGCGCTGTCCGGCCATGCGCTGCTGGGCTTTGCGCAATATGAACTGGGCAATAGCTGGCCGCTGCGCCACGAAGCCGGCAACAGCCTGCAGATCGTGCCCGCGCTGGCCGCGTCCAGCGGCGAAACCCTGCGCCAGCTGGCCCTGCACGACCAGGGCATCGTCTGCCTGTCCGACTTCATGACGAAGGACGACATCGCGGCCGGCCGCCTGGTGCAGGTGCTGCAGCCGTTCTATACGGGCTACCGCCAGCAGATCCACGCCGTCTACTACCGCAACACGCAGCTGGCGCAGCGCATCAGCTGCTTCCTGGAGTTCCTGCAACAGAAGCTGTAA
- a CDS encoding EAL domain-containing protein, with protein sequence MLRGRLPLSISAAAALTFACGVSVTAVLFAAISQLEYDKMSLSLQQRASARVAAIEQGLDDAVEVLTTTNQLFAAVVPVTREQFHDFTTPLLQRHPFIQAFNFHRIVPHAQRAAFEAELRRIVPDYAMTEMRDGVVVPATTRASYLVVDYLEPLQGNRPAFGLNVSPNGVLARALEQAIVSGQTTATGLLALAQGPQQGFVIVRPVYRHGVPLQTVQQRRAALIGDTAVIVRAGELVQKILAGADLLGDSQLELSVYADAGADPRQLIFRHGQAPDDEPGGAWESLPRWLHFAYHSHYDRAFASAGRPWHVRVVAHPRPFLADHLGSLFTLITGLLFSVLTAAFVQSLTQRSRRVQLLVEQRTADLKRSNELLSADVRARQRTERALQESEKRFRRLLALSSDWYWEQDANFCFTHITSGFTDKSNMPLERFIGLTRWDNNAEMRNSRWGKQHIANLEAHLPFSNLEYAMQDRDGQLRWFSINGEPLFNELGEFRGYRGTGSEITERKLAEQQIQHIAHHDVLTGLPNRALLRDRLAQAMALSRRKNRALWVLLIDLDRFKFVNDSLGHKAGDLLLKTIATRLQASLRESDTVARLSGDEFVAILCEQADEVLSGAIVQRVMDAVAQPVLLDGKEFFVTCSIGVAVYDMSRYDAPGDVTLNGETQNLIEQADIAMYCAKKQGRNNIKFYTTAMNQATLERLRIETALRNALEREQFVLHYQPQVDLASGRIVGVEALLRWQHPDLGMVAPQRFIALAEDTGLIVPIGAWVMREACAQVKRWHAAGLDTLRLAVNLSARQFNEPNLVASIADVLLETGLPPACLELELTESLFMHDVALAVSQLHDMKALGVKLSIDDFGTGYSSFAYLRTFPIDVLKIDRSFVGDVARDADDAAIVVSIIALAHNLKLRVVAEGVETAEQLDYLRRHGCDEAQGFYFSRPLPAHEVEALLRAEETHVML encoded by the coding sequence ATGCTGCGTGGCCGCCTGCCATTGTCGATTTCTGCCGCGGCCGCGCTGACCTTTGCCTGCGGCGTCAGCGTGACGGCCGTGCTGTTCGCCGCCATCAGCCAGCTCGAATACGACAAGATGAGCCTGAGCCTGCAGCAGCGCGCCAGCGCCAGGGTGGCCGCCATCGAGCAGGGACTCGACGATGCCGTCGAGGTGCTGACGACGACGAACCAGCTGTTTGCAGCCGTCGTGCCCGTCACACGGGAACAGTTCCACGACTTCACCACGCCGCTGCTGCAGCGCCACCCGTTCATCCAGGCCTTCAATTTCCACCGCATCGTGCCGCATGCGCAGCGCGCGGCATTCGAGGCCGAGCTGCGGCGCATCGTGCCCGACTACGCCATGACGGAAATGCGCGATGGCGTCGTCGTGCCCGCCACGACGCGCGCCAGCTACCTGGTGGTGGACTACCTCGAACCGTTGCAGGGCAACCGCCCCGCCTTCGGCCTGAACGTCAGCCCGAACGGCGTGCTGGCGCGCGCGCTGGAACAGGCGATCGTCAGCGGCCAGACCACCGCCACCGGCCTGCTGGCCCTGGCGCAGGGACCGCAGCAGGGCTTCGTCATCGTGCGCCCCGTGTACCGCCACGGCGTGCCCCTGCAGACGGTACAGCAGCGGCGCGCGGCATTGATCGGCGATACGGCGGTCATCGTGCGCGCCGGGGAACTGGTGCAGAAAATCCTCGCCGGCGCAGACCTGCTGGGCGACTCGCAGCTTGAACTGAGCGTCTACGCCGATGCCGGCGCCGACCCGCGCCAATTGATCTTCCGGCATGGTCAGGCGCCGGACGACGAACCGGGCGGCGCCTGGGAGTCGCTGCCCCGCTGGCTGCACTTTGCCTACCACAGCCATTATGACCGGGCCTTCGCTTCCGCCGGCCGGCCCTGGCACGTGCGCGTGGTGGCTCATCCCCGCCCCTTCCTGGCCGACCATCTGGGCTCCCTGTTTACCCTGATCACGGGTTTGCTGTTCAGCGTATTGACGGCCGCCTTCGTGCAGTCGCTGACGCAGCGTTCGCGCCGCGTGCAACTGCTGGTGGAGCAGCGCACGGCCGACCTCAAACGCAGCAACGAGCTGCTCAGCGCCGACGTGCGGGCGCGCCAGCGCACGGAGCGCGCCTTGCAGGAGAGCGAAAAGCGCTTCCGCCGCCTGCTGGCCCTGTCCTCGGACTGGTACTGGGAACAGGATGCCAACTTCTGCTTCACCCACATCACCAGCGGTTTCACGGACAAGTCGAACATGCCGCTGGAACGCTTCATCGGCCTGACCCGCTGGGACAACAATGCAGAGATGCGCAATTCGCGCTGGGGCAAGCAGCATATCGCCAACCTGGAAGCGCACCTGCCCTTTTCCAACCTCGAATATGCGATGCAGGACCGCGATGGCCAGCTGCGCTGGTTCAGCATCAATGGCGAACCGCTGTTCAACGAGCTGGGCGAATTTCGCGGCTACCGGGGTACGGGTTCGGAAATCACGGAACGCAAGCTGGCCGAGCAGCAAATCCAGCACATCGCCCACCACGACGTGCTGACAGGCTTGCCCAACCGCGCCCTGCTGCGCGACCGCCTGGCGCAGGCGATGGCCCTGTCGCGCCGCAAGAACCGCGCATTATGGGTGCTGTTGATTGACCTCGACCGGTTCAAGTTCGTCAACGACAGCCTGGGTCACAAGGCTGGCGACCTGCTGCTGAAAACCATCGCCACGCGATTGCAGGCCAGCCTGCGCGAAAGCGATACGGTGGCGCGCCTGTCGGGCGACGAATTCGTCGCCATCCTGTGCGAACAGGCCGACGAAGTGCTCAGCGGCGCCATCGTGCAGCGCGTGATGGATGCCGTGGCGCAGCCGGTACTCTTGGATGGCAAGGAATTCTTCGTCACCTGCAGCATCGGCGTGGCCGTCTATGACATGTCGCGCTACGACGCCCCCGGCGACGTGACCCTGAATGGCGAGACGCAGAACCTGATCGAGCAGGCCGACATCGCCATGTACTGCGCCAAGAAACAGGGCCGCAACAACATCAAGTTCTACACGACGGCCATGAACCAGGCCACCCTGGAGCGCCTGCGCATCGAGACGGCGCTGCGCAACGCCCTGGAACGCGAGCAGTTCGTGCTGCATTACCAGCCGCAGGTGGACCTGGCCAGCGGCCGCATCGTCGGCGTGGAAGCGCTGCTGCGCTGGCAGCACCCCGACCTGGGCATGGTGGCGCCGCAGCGCTTCATCGCGCTGGCGGAAGACACGGGCCTGATCGTGCCGATCGGCGCCTGGGTCATGCGCGAAGCGTGCGCGCAGGTAAAACGCTGGCATGCGGCGGGACTGGACACCTTGCGCCTGGCCGTGAATCTGTCGGCGCGCCAGTTCAACGAGCCGAACCTGGTGGCGTCGATCGCCGACGTGCTGCTGGAAACGGGCTTGCCGCCGGCCTGCCTGGAGCTGGAACTGACGGAAAGCCTGTTCATGCACGACGTGGCGCTGGCCGTCAGCCAGCTGCACGACATGAAGGCGCTGGGGGTGAAGCTGTCGATCGACGACTTCGGCACCGGCTATTCCAGCTTCGCCTACCTGCGCACCTTCCCCATCGACGTGCTGAAGATCGACCGCAGCTTCGTCGGCGACGTGGCGCGCGACGCGGACGACGCGGCCATCGTCGTTTCCATCATCGCCCTGGCGCACAATTTAAAACTGCGCGTGGTGGCCGAGGGCGTGGAAACGGCCGAGCAGCTCGACTACCTGCGCCGCCATGGCTGCGACGAGGCGCAAGGTTTTTACTTCAGCCGGCCGCTGCCCGCACACGAAGTGGAAGCGCTGCTGCGGGCGGAAGAAACGCACGTCATGCTGTAG
- a CDS encoding transferase spermidine synthase yields the protein MPENRSTTPLAPQVHTCGDRRRLEFQPGMIQSEMLLSRPDHLLLRYARAMMCFTLFVPRPRHILMVGLGGGSLLKFCHRHLPDTRITVLELRADVIALREQFMLPPDDARLRIIETDAVSYIRQHPGCADVLLLDGYDETGLPPALGSARFYADCLRALLPGGVLVANLFSYDEHYPAMLARLMLTFRGAVCHFDGIAGNNRIIFAAKPEQGQGADGRAVRVVRLVRWRRMAGLAFLNRWLPAWQLWRVRRQSGAGSD from the coding sequence ATGCCGGAAAACAGAAGCACCACCCCACTTGCCCCGCAGGTGCATACCTGTGGCGACCGGCGCCGCCTGGAATTCCAGCCCGGCATGATCCAGAGCGAAATGCTGCTGTCGCGCCCCGACCATCTGCTGCTGCGCTATGCGCGCGCCATGATGTGCTTTACCCTGTTCGTGCCGCGCCCGCGGCATATCCTGATGGTGGGACTGGGTGGCGGCTCGCTGCTGAAATTCTGCCACCGCCACCTGCCCGACACCCGCATCACCGTGCTGGAATTGCGCGCCGACGTGATCGCCCTGCGCGAGCAGTTCATGCTGCCGCCCGACGACGCGCGCCTGCGCATCATCGAGACGGATGCCGTCAGCTATATCCGCCAGCATCCGGGCTGCGCCGACGTGCTGCTGCTCGACGGCTATGACGAGACGGGCTTGCCGCCGGCACTGGGCAGCGCGCGCTTCTATGCGGACTGCCTGCGCGCGCTGCTGCCCGGCGGCGTGCTGGTGGCCAATCTGTTCAGTTATGACGAGCACTACCCTGCCATGCTGGCGCGCCTGATGCTCACCTTCCGCGGTGCCGTGTGCCACTTCGACGGCATCGCGGGCAATAACCGCATCATCTTCGCCGCCAAGCCGGAGCAAGGCCAAGGCGCCGACGGCCGCGCCGTGCGCGTGGTGCGCCTGGTGCGCTGGCGGCGGATGGCCGGCCTGGCTTTCCTGAACCGCTGGCTGCCGGCCTGGCAGTTGTGGCGTGTGCGCCGCCAGTCAGGCGCGGGCAGCGACTGA
- a CDS encoding sensor domain-containing diguanylate cyclase: MDIKTLVLALALGNLSLCAALFFFEYERKKSLSMSTWAVAKQCQAVAWCLLYFRGVLPDFLSILLGNSLLFAGMALDAGALWQAAGRSGWRRYVLPTLGLSVTLFAACYLLDVAPLLRSAGGSLIVAGFFLAGVAALCLKWREASMLRRFLVVSMGLLSLLIAARGVLAAAVPDFDAELLQLAGFGALYLMMLTNAFGYLLLSREKLGGELARLEVLDAATGVPNRRGFYQALAPWMALARRPGLPTALVVLNIDHFKRVNDSYGHPVGDAVLKTIVDTCRQQLRDSDLMGRLGGAEFAIQLPRTTLADALMVAERIRAAVEALPVKTERAVLQLTASLGVTTIRAEDSTVSLFKRADEALQAAKQAGRNRVVEAQGASTLDI, encoded by the coding sequence ATGGATATCAAGACCCTGGTACTGGCCCTGGCGCTCGGCAACCTGAGCCTGTGCGCGGCCCTGTTCTTCTTCGAGTACGAGCGCAAGAAGTCGCTCAGCATGTCCACCTGGGCGGTGGCCAAGCAATGCCAGGCCGTGGCCTGGTGCCTGCTGTACTTCCGCGGCGTGCTGCCCGATTTCCTCTCCATCTTGCTCGGTAACAGCCTGCTGTTTGCCGGCATGGCGCTCGATGCGGGCGCGCTGTGGCAGGCGGCCGGGCGCAGCGGCTGGCGCCGTTATGTCTTGCCGACGCTGGGGCTGTCGGTGACCCTGTTTGCCGCCTGTTACCTGTTAGATGTGGCGCCGCTGCTGCGCAGCGCCGGCGGTTCGCTGATCGTGGCCGGTTTCTTCCTCGCCGGCGTGGCCGCCCTGTGCCTCAAGTGGCGCGAGGCGAGCATGCTGCGCCGTTTCCTCGTCGTCAGCATGGGCTTGCTGTCGCTGCTGATCGCCGCGCGCGGCGTGCTGGCCGCCGCCGTCCCCGATTTTGACGCGGAGCTGCTGCAGCTGGCCGGTTTTGGCGCCCTGTACCTGATGATGCTGACGAATGCTTTCGGCTACCTGCTGCTGTCGCGTGAAAAACTGGGCGGCGAGCTGGCGCGCCTGGAAGTGCTCGATGCGGCCACGGGCGTGCCGAACCGGCGCGGCTTTTACCAGGCGCTGGCGCCATGGATGGCACTGGCGCGCCGGCCTGGCTTGCCGACGGCGCTGGTGGTGCTCAATATCGACCACTTTAAAAGAGTCAACGACAGCTATGGCCATCCGGTGGGCGATGCGGTGCTGAAAACCATCGTCGACACGTGCCGCCAGCAGTTGCGCGACAGCGACCTGATGGGCCGCCTGGGCGGCGCCGAATTCGCCATCCAGCTGCCGCGCACGACCCTGGCCGATGCGCTGATGGTGGCCGAGCGCATCCGCGCCGCCGTCGAAGCGCTGCCCGTCAAGACGGAGCGCGCCGTGCTGCAGCTGACGGCCAGCCTGGGCGTGACGACCATCCGCGCCGAGGACAGCACCGTCAGCCTGTTCAAGCGCGCCGACGAGGCGCTGCAGGCGGCCAAGCAGGCGGGCCGCAACAGGGTAGTGGAAGCGCAGGGTGCCAGCACCCTGGACATTTAA
- a CDS encoding calcium:proton antiporter has product MKMLKSLPVWPLAAPVAGWLFLFGSTFNVGGAYQILLVAGLIGSVLAAVYHAEVVAHRIGEPYGTLVLALAVTLIEVALIVSLMLAGGPETTGLARDTVFAAIMIILNGIVGICLLLGAGRHKEQTFGLLGVSASLATLAAIAVLTLVLPNYTSSAAGPFYNSSQLIFIAVISLVLYGTFVLVQTVRHRDYFLPKEAVGDEEVHAAPPTATVAWVSAGALLVCLGAVVLLAKSLAPALETAIAAMGAPKTLVGIVIAAIVLLPEGLAAVRAARANRLQTSLNLALGSALASIGLTIPAVVVVSLATGLTITLGLDIKSTVLLLLSLMVATLSLGTGRTTVMQGTVHLVIFAVYLFTTIVP; this is encoded by the coding sequence ATGAAAATGCTCAAATCCCTGCCTGTATGGCCGCTTGCCGCCCCCGTTGCCGGCTGGCTGTTCCTGTTCGGTTCCACCTTCAATGTCGGCGGCGCCTACCAGATTTTGCTGGTGGCGGGCCTGATCGGCAGCGTGCTGGCCGCCGTGTACCACGCGGAAGTGGTGGCGCACCGCATCGGCGAACCGTACGGCACGCTGGTGCTGGCGCTGGCCGTGACCCTGATCGAGGTGGCGCTGATCGTCTCGCTGATGCTGGCCGGCGGACCGGAAACGACAGGGCTGGCGCGCGACACCGTGTTTGCCGCCATCATGATCATCCTGAACGGCATCGTCGGCATCTGCCTGCTGCTGGGCGCCGGGCGCCACAAGGAGCAGACCTTCGGTCTGCTGGGCGTGAGCGCCTCGCTGGCCACCCTGGCGGCGATTGCCGTTTTGACCCTGGTGCTGCCGAACTATACCTCGAGCGCCGCCGGTCCCTTCTACAATTCCAGCCAGTTGATCTTCATCGCCGTCATTTCCCTGGTCCTGTACGGCACCTTCGTGCTGGTGCAGACGGTGCGCCACCGCGATTACTTCCTGCCCAAGGAAGCCGTCGGCGATGAAGAGGTGCATGCGGCGCCGCCCACGGCCACCGTCGCCTGGGTCAGCGCCGGGGCGCTGCTGGTGTGCCTGGGCGCCGTGGTGCTGCTGGCCAAGTCGCTGGCGCCCGCGCTGGAGACGGCGATCGCCGCCATGGGCGCGCCGAAAACCCTGGTCGGCATCGTCATCGCCGCCATCGTGCTGCTGCCCGAAGGCTTGGCCGCCGTGCGCGCCGCGCGCGCGAATCGCCTGCAAACGAGCTTGAACCTGGCGCTCGGTTCCGCGCTGGCCAGCATCGGCCTGACGATTCCCGCCGTGGTGGTGGTGTCGCTGGCCACGGGCCTGACGATTACCCTGGGACTCGACATCAAGTCGACGGTGCTGTTGCTGCTGTCGCTGATGGTGGCCACCCTGTCGCTGGGCACGGGCCGCACCACGGTCATGCAGGGCACGGTGCACCTGGTGATTTTCGCGGTCTATCTGTTTACCACTATCGTCCCATAA
- a CDS encoding Ppx/GppA phosphatase family protein produces MYAAVDLGSNSFRLHVGKHDGDTIRVVKSVRDPIRLAAGLDANGDLTEAAMQGALACLQRFRAILAGFELDAVRVVATSAMRVARNGAVFLPLAEQAIGHPIEIISGEEEGRLIYMGVANALAIPGERRLVMDIGGGSTELILGRGNDIERVESFSLGTVKQSLSFFIGGRIDAPSFEAAILSARSHFEDAAPPYRPQHWKTAYGSSGTIRTIADIIARNKLGDGLLTSASLDALARRFIELGHTSRIDMPGLRPDRASTIVGGLAILIGLFRELAIPAMTPIEAGLRMGVMWDLYLRSTKRDRREQSVQGCMEKFHIDQQRAGRVAEQALAMYAQLKPTSDALVKSLRWSSLLHEVGLAVSQTGYHKHASYIVENADLPGFTTREQKTMSRLILAQKGNLRKIGEVLSDPDFAKAVLALRLSILLMHARIEADFSELRLRMKNRIELDIKRGWVAHHPTVSFWIEKEQEFWDEVGVDFTIRASA; encoded by the coding sequence ATGTATGCAGCGGTGGACCTGGGGTCCAACAGTTTTCGTTTACACGTCGGCAAGCATGATGGCGACACGATCCGCGTGGTCAAGAGCGTGCGCGACCCGATACGCCTGGCCGCCGGCCTGGACGCCAATGGCGACCTGACCGAGGCGGCCATGCAGGGCGCCCTGGCTTGCCTGCAGCGCTTTCGCGCCATCCTCGCCGGCTTCGAACTCGATGCCGTGCGCGTGGTGGCCACGTCGGCCATGCGCGTGGCGCGCAACGGCGCCGTCTTCCTGCCGCTGGCCGAACAAGCCATCGGCCATCCGATCGAGATCATCTCGGGCGAGGAAGAGGGGCGCTTGATCTACATGGGCGTGGCCAATGCGCTGGCCATTCCCGGCGAACGCCGGCTGGTGATGGATATCGGCGGCGGCTCGACCGAACTGATACTCGGGCGCGGCAACGATATCGAACGGGTCGAGTCGTTCAGCCTGGGCACGGTCAAGCAAAGCTTGTCGTTCTTCATCGGCGGGCGCATCGACGCGCCGTCGTTCGAGGCGGCCATCCTGTCGGCGCGCAGCCATTTCGAGGATGCCGCGCCGCCGTACCGTCCGCAGCACTGGAAGACGGCCTACGGCTCTTCCGGCACCATCCGCACCATCGCCGACATCATCGCCCGCAACAAGCTGGGCGACGGCTTGCTCACGAGCGCCAGCCTCGATGCGCTGGCGCGCCGCTTCATCGAACTCGGTCACACCAGCCGCATCGACATGCCCGGCTTGCGCCCCGACCGCGCCAGTACCATCGTCGGCGGCCTGGCCATCTTGATCGGCCTGTTCCGCGAACTGGCCATTCCCGCCATGACGCCGATCGAGGCGGGTCTGCGCATGGGCGTGATGTGGGATCTGTACCTGCGCTCGACCAAGCGCGACCGCCGCGAACAGTCGGTGCAGGGCTGCATGGAGAAATTCCATATCGACCAGCAGCGCGCCGGCCGGGTGGCCGAGCAGGCGCTGGCCATGTATGCGCAGCTCAAGCCCACGTCCGACGCCCTGGTGAAATCCCTGCGCTGGAGCAGCCTGCTGCACGAAGTGGGCCTGGCCGTGTCGCAGACGGGCTACCACAAGCACGCTTCCTACATCGTGGAGAACGCGGACTTGCCCGGTTTTACCACGCGCGAACAGAAGACCATGAGCCGGCTGATCCTGGCGCAGAAGGGCAACTTGCGCAAGATCGGCGAAGTGCTGTCCGACCCCGATTTTGCCAAGGCCGTGCTGGCGCTGCGCCTGTCGATCTTGCTCATGCATGCGCGCATCGAAGCCGATTTCAGCGAACTGCGCCTGCGCATGAAGAACCGCATCGAACTCGACATCAAGCGCGGCTGGGTCGCACACCATCCCACCGTGTCGTTCTGGATCGAGAAGGAGCAGGAATTCTGGGATGAGGTCGGGGTCGATTTCACCATCCGCGCCAGTGCCTAG
- the fdhD gene encoding formate dehydrogenase accessory sulfurtransferase FdhD: MVAMSEDTEIERAGFVERAIVRHQAGISTPAIDHVAEEIPVALVFNGISHVVMMATPRDLEAFAYGFALTEGVVASAGAIFDCEVFLRPDSAEVALSIAQEDFVRLKDRRRQLTGRTGCGVCGIDSIDMLDLRPAALPPALIHVDLPAALARASSGLREHQALMRETGGVHAAAWCTPDGDIAHVFEDVGRHNGLDKLIGHLALSGADMRRGFVFLSSRGSYELARKAARMQIPLLATISAPSSLAISIATQAGMKLVGFCRQDAYVDYTPGISI, encoded by the coding sequence ATGGTTGCCATGTCAGAAGATACAGAGATCGAACGCGCCGGCTTTGTCGAGCGCGCCATTGTCCGCCACCAGGCGGGCATTTCTACCCCAGCCATCGACCACGTCGCCGAGGAAATTCCCGTCGCGCTGGTCTTCAATGGCATTTCCCACGTCGTCATGATGGCCACCCCGCGCGACCTGGAAGCGTTTGCCTACGGCTTCGCGCTGACGGAAGGCGTGGTCGCTTCCGCTGGCGCCATCTTCGACTGCGAAGTGTTCCTGCGTCCTGATTCCGCCGAAGTGGCTTTGAGCATCGCCCAGGAAGATTTCGTGCGCCTGAAGGATCGGCGCCGCCAACTCACGGGCCGCACGGGCTGCGGCGTGTGCGGCATCGACAGCATCGACATGCTCGATTTGCGGCCCGCAGCGCTGCCGCCGGCGCTGATCCACGTCGACCTGCCGGCCGCGCTGGCGCGCGCATCAAGCGGCTTGCGAGAACACCAGGCGCTGATGCGGGAAACGGGCGGCGTGCACGCAGCCGCGTGGTGCACGCCCGATGGCGATATCGCGCACGTATTCGAGGATGTCGGCCGCCACAATGGCCTGGATAAACTGATCGGCCATTTGGCACTGAGCGGGGCGGACATGCGGCGCGGCTTCGTCTTCCTGTCCAGCCGCGGCAGCTACGAGCTGGCGCGCAAGGCGGCGCGCATGCAGATACCGTTGCTGGCGACGATCTCCGCGCCCAGTTCGCTGGCCATTTCCATCGCCACGCAGGCGGGCATGAAGCTGGTGGGTTTCTGCCGCCAGGATGCGTACGTCGACTACACCCCCGGTATCAGTATTTAG